Proteins from one Niallia circulans genomic window:
- a CDS encoding alpha/beta fold hydrolase, with product MERTIRQRNNVKVSGEGTKTIIFAHGFGCDQNMWRWTAPAFEKDYRVVLFDYVGSGQSDISQYDKVKYDSLQGYVQDVIDICDDLQLEDAVFVGHSVSAMIGMMAANQRPESFDKLIMIGPSPCYVNNPPYFGGFEEAELHGLIDLLDKNYIGWAKGFAAMVMANEERPSLAEELMMSICSTDPVIARQFAIATFFSDYRHELPNVTVPALIIQCSDDMIAPAAVGEFVHQQIPNSTLKVMDAAGHCPHLSHPEKTVEYIREYLGAFL from the coding sequence ATGGAACGGACAATAAGGCAGCGTAATAATGTTAAGGTAAGTGGAGAAGGGACAAAAACAATCATTTTTGCCCATGGATTTGGGTGTGACCAAAATATGTGGAGGTGGACGGCTCCCGCTTTTGAAAAGGACTATCGAGTTGTCCTATTTGATTATGTTGGCTCAGGTCAATCTGATATTTCCCAATACGATAAGGTTAAATATGACAGCTTGCAAGGCTATGTACAGGACGTTATTGATATTTGTGATGATTTGCAGCTGGAGGATGCTGTGTTTGTCGGTCATTCCGTCAGTGCGATGATAGGGATGATGGCAGCAAATCAAAGGCCTGAAAGCTTTGATAAGCTGATTATGATTGGACCTTCTCCGTGCTATGTGAACAACCCGCCATACTTTGGAGGGTTTGAGGAAGCAGAGCTTCATGGGTTAATCGATTTGCTCGACAAAAACTATATTGGCTGGGCTAAAGGCTTTGCAGCAATGGTCATGGCAAATGAGGAACGCCCCTCTCTTGCAGAGGAGCTGATGATGAGCATCTGTTCAACAGATCCAGTCATTGCCCGCCAGTTTGCAATCGCGACCTTTTTCTCTGATTACCGCCATGAACTGCCAAATGTAACAGTGCCTGCTCTTATTATTCAGTGTTCTGATGATATGATTGCACCAGCAGCTGTCGGTGAATTTGTTCATCAGCAAATCCCGAACAGCACGCTAAAAGTAATGGATGCTGCAGGACATTGCCCTCATTTAAGTCATCCGGAAAAAACAGTGGAATATATAAGGGAATACTTAGGAGCATTTTTGTAG
- a CDS encoding SpoIIE family protein phosphatase, with product MDRQLDEMPCGYLLLSDEGEILSVNKTLLELLGYEQADMVNKHFHQILTKASRAFCQLYFFPLLKMEKKIDEMHFAFLKKDGTEMPALIFARRKSKEGGVVNECIFVPMLQRLEFESEILKARNIADAALKEAATTNAELTKVLEALKVKQEELVKLNKQNEDYQERITRELELAKSIQGISLSVPFGNEEIAISAYYQSSTELSGDMYSFYNISPGKYGFIILDVMGHGISSALISMSLRSLFQMLIMKKASAAEIMRELDTQLHLLFRNGDGIKHYCTAIFLTIDTNKKEIEYINAGHPPAVWIGPDKEVTEFKATMPPIGMFENLNFPKKSFSYQESGRLFLYTDGVTEAISSNALHLLLKEKEPSEMTKDKIVHFLELDEEMAIKVDDRCFLLIDL from the coding sequence TTGGATAGACAACTGGATGAGATGCCTTGCGGGTATTTGCTGCTCTCAGATGAGGGCGAAATTTTGTCAGTTAATAAAACATTGCTAGAACTGTTAGGATATGAACAAGCTGATATGGTGAACAAGCATTTTCATCAAATACTGACGAAAGCCTCAAGAGCATTTTGCCAGCTTTATTTTTTTCCGCTTTTGAAAATGGAGAAGAAGATTGATGAAATGCATTTTGCTTTTCTGAAAAAAGACGGGACAGAGATGCCTGCCCTTATTTTTGCCCGCCGAAAGTCAAAGGAAGGCGGAGTTGTGAATGAATGTATTTTTGTGCCGATGCTGCAACGGCTTGAGTTTGAAAGTGAGATATTAAAGGCGAGAAATATAGCAGACGCTGCACTAAAGGAAGCAGCAACGACAAATGCAGAGCTGACAAAGGTTCTGGAAGCATTAAAGGTGAAGCAGGAAGAGCTTGTCAAACTGAATAAACAAAATGAGGACTATCAGGAGCGGATCACAAGGGAGCTGGAGCTCGCGAAAAGCATCCAAGGCATTTCACTTTCAGTACCTTTTGGCAATGAAGAAATTGCCATTTCTGCTTACTATCAGTCCTCTACTGAACTGTCTGGCGATATGTACAGCTTTTATAACATATCCCCGGGGAAGTATGGGTTTATCATCTTAGATGTGATGGGGCATGGCATTTCATCTGCATTAATTTCCATGTCCTTACGTTCCTTGTTCCAAATGCTGATAATGAAAAAAGCTTCAGCAGCAGAAATTATGAGAGAGCTTGATACACAGCTGCATCTTCTATTTAGAAATGGAGATGGCATAAAGCATTACTGTACAGCCATCTTTTTGACGATTGACACGAACAAAAAGGAGATTGAGTATATAAATGCTGGCCATCCACCGGCTGTTTGGATTGGACCTGATAAGGAAGTGACGGAATTCAAAGCAACAATGCCTCCAATTGGTATGTTTGAAAATTTGAATTTCCCTAAAAAAAGTTTTTCTTATCAGGAATCTGGCAGGCTGTTCCTATATACAGATGGAGTAACAGAGGCAATCTCTTCAAATGCTCTTCATCTATTGTTGAAGGAAAAAGAACCAAGTGAAATGACAAAAGATAAAATTGTCCATTTTCTTGAGCTTGATGAAGAAATGGCAATAAAGGTCGATGATCGTTGCTTTCTGCTGATTGATTTGTAG
- a CDS encoding methyl-accepting chemotaxis protein, whose protein sequence is MLNKAESLESIIAVIPIMKIAIPIDLSIAICDKEKFIAYFPGDTIDLNIKVNQPLSKEEPLAVALSQKKTLKATVPADYYGFEFTGTATPIVNHNNEVIGGIAVQVRRQTELREIVQQIQASLSQANERIVQMTGSSDSLADSSHDLLHQSKQTEEEVNKSTEVLSLIKRVADQTNLLGLNAAIEAARAGEKGKGFEVVANEIRKFSKETVQSTQQINKTMEQIKEATSRMNLSIEKIAAIGQSQADSVKETSAYMEKIQEMAEKLNQFANEL, encoded by the coding sequence GTGTTAAACAAAGCAGAATCATTAGAGAGTATTATCGCTGTCATCCCAATAATGAAAATAGCCATTCCGATAGACTTGTCGATTGCCATTTGTGATAAAGAAAAGTTTATCGCCTATTTTCCTGGAGATACAATCGATTTGAATATTAAAGTAAACCAGCCACTTTCAAAGGAGGAGCCTCTTGCGGTTGCTTTAAGTCAGAAAAAAACCCTCAAGGCCACTGTTCCAGCTGATTACTACGGCTTTGAATTCACAGGTACAGCAACACCAATTGTGAATCATAACAATGAGGTGATTGGCGGGATTGCGGTACAGGTTCGCCGGCAAACAGAGCTTAGGGAAATTGTCCAGCAAATCCAAGCCTCCTTGTCACAAGCAAATGAAAGGATAGTCCAAATGACGGGCAGTTCTGATTCATTGGCTGATTCCTCCCATGATCTTCTTCATCAATCAAAACAGACAGAAGAAGAAGTTAATAAATCGACTGAAGTGCTGTCGCTCATAAAAAGGGTGGCAGATCAGACAAATCTGCTTGGCCTTAATGCGGCAATTGAAGCAGCAAGAGCTGGGGAAAAGGGGAAAGGCTTTGAAGTTGTTGCAAATGAAATAAGAAAATTTTCGAAAGAAACGGTGCAATCAACCCAGCAAATCAATAAGACGATGGAGCAGATAAAGGAAGCAACAAGCAGGATGAATTTGTCGATAGAAAAAATCGCAGCTATCGGACAGTCACAGGCAGATTCTGTTAAAGAAACAAGCGCATATATGGAGAAAATTCAGGAAATGGCGGAAAAGCTGAATCAATTCGCAAATGAATTGTAG
- a CDS encoding PH domain-containing protein: MFKKIASDALGLSDVGSVIHPSDYDKVDADDYILHEDNEKIYFLIKSKSDEYCFTNRALVHLDGTSALSKKRSLKRYSYKEHAISDVLMETAGTIDLDVEIKFSMGSVPFSIDVHKNHIEAIKDLYKALIRISELTHENEISMEYAKESLQITSNTLVRASIQEGSVSEHFRHINDHVFNWLMNSRKKYNVKDFGFVFEKYINN; the protein is encoded by the coding sequence ATGTTCAAAAAAATCGCGTCAGACGCATTAGGTTTAAGTGATGTAGGCAGTGTTATCCACCCATCTGATTATGATAAAGTAGATGCTGATGATTATATCCTGCATGAGGATAATGAAAAGATTTACTTTTTGATTAAATCAAAGTCAGATGAATATTGTTTCACAAACAGAGCGTTAGTTCATCTTGATGGAACGAGTGCGCTCAGCAAAAAGAGAAGTTTGAAAAGATATTCGTACAAAGAGCATGCGATTTCAGATGTGCTGATGGAAACAGCTGGCACGATTGATCTTGATGTGGAGATTAAGTTCTCGATGGGCTCTGTTCCATTTAGCATTGATGTTCATAAAAACCATATTGAAGCAATCAAAGACCTTTATAAAGCATTAATTCGAATCAGTGAACTGACACACGAAAACGAAATTTCGATGGAATATGCAAAAGAAAGTCTGCAAATCACATCGAATACTTTAGTGCGTGCTTCTATTCAAGAGGGAAGTGTTTCTGAGCATTTCCGTCATATTAATGACCATGTATTCAACTGGCTGATGAACAGCCGCAAGAAATATAATGTGAAGGATTTCGGCTTCGTTTTTGAAAAATATATTAATAATTAA
- a CDS encoding ABC transporter ATP-binding protein — protein sequence MKILEANQIQKSYGNKFNKQEVLRGVSLSIEKGEFVSIMGASGSGKTTLLNVLSSIDKVSNGTIKIEGSEITGMREKQLAQFRKNKLGFIFQDYNLLDTLTVKENILLPLSITKTPRKEADSRFTRIANELGIYEIKDKYPNEISGGQKQRTSAARAFIHEPSIIFADEPTGALDSKSASDLLNKLSSLNETLAATILMVTHDPLAASYCSRVVFIKDGQIYTQLNKGEQDRQHFFQDIMKTQGILSGVQYEH from the coding sequence TTGAAAATACTTGAAGCAAATCAAATTCAAAAAAGCTACGGAAACAAATTTAATAAACAAGAGGTACTGAGAGGTGTCAGCCTTTCGATTGAAAAGGGTGAATTCGTCAGCATTATGGGCGCTTCAGGTTCTGGAAAAACTACCTTGCTTAATGTTTTATCCTCCATCGACAAGGTCAGTAATGGCACCATTAAGATTGAGGGAAGTGAAATAACTGGAATGAGGGAAAAGCAGCTTGCTCAGTTCCGCAAAAATAAACTTGGCTTTATCTTTCAGGATTATAATTTGCTTGACACATTGACGGTTAAGGAGAATATTCTCCTTCCCCTCTCCATTACTAAGACGCCAAGAAAGGAAGCAGACAGCCGCTTCACAAGAATTGCAAATGAACTTGGCATTTATGAGATAAAAGACAAATATCCAAATGAAATTTCTGGCGGCCAAAAGCAGCGCACCTCTGCAGCAAGAGCATTTATCCATGAACCGAGCATCATCTTCGCAGATGAACCGACAGGCGCGCTTGACAGTAAATCAGCCTCAGACCTTTTGAACAAGCTGAGCAGCCTGAACGAAACACTTGCGGCAACAATCCTGATGGTCACACACGACCCGCTTGCAGCAAGCTACTGCAGCAGAGTTGTTTTCATTAAAGACGGACAGATTTATACTCAATTGAATAAAGGCGAGCAAGACAGACAACACTTCTTCCAGGATATTATGAAAACACAAGGAATATTGAGCGGGGTGCAATATGAACATTAA
- a CDS encoding UPF0715 family protein, whose amino-acid sequence MEKVYMDSDLIGKSFICSLLSAITLSLVYSFISSEFSFLMLGIFSFIFFLFYLFIATPLQIKLNQKPKSFSLVYLFTYSVASAVVTALYMLYGQANPFTSAAFYILVGTSTVIFWVYDSVLLQKKEES is encoded by the coding sequence TTGGAAAAAGTTTATATGGACTCCGACCTAATCGGCAAGTCTTTCATTTGTTCTCTTCTTTCAGCCATTACGCTTAGTCTTGTTTATTCATTTATATCTAGCGAATTCTCTTTTTTAATGCTTGGCATTTTTTCATTTATATTCTTTTTATTTTATCTATTTATTGCTACACCGCTGCAAATCAAACTAAATCAAAAGCCTAAAAGCTTTAGTCTTGTGTATCTTTTTACCTATAGTGTAGCCTCTGCAGTGGTGACAGCTCTGTATATGCTATATGGACAGGCGAATCCTTTTACCTCGGCGGCATTTTATATACTCGTTGGCACGTCTACAGTTATCTTTTGGGTATATGACTCCGTTTTGCTGCAAAAGAAGGAAGAAAGCTAG
- a CDS encoding ABC transporter permease, translated as MNINQLIFRNLLKNIKHYYLYVFALIFSVCLYFAFVTLQYDPSMDAVEGTIKGGAAIRVTSILLIVIVAIFLFYANTIFIKRRSKEIGLFQLIGMTKDRIFWILGVENFLLYFGAILIGTFVGFSFSKLIILVLFKITGVKSIAKLHFSTEALGQTILVFAVIYVFIMLMNYIFIKRQTILNLFRVTSSAEGRVKKMSVIEIIIGIIGIAGIGSGYYVSSKLFDGDFQTMNELFGAMAFILGTVILGTYLFYKGSVSFLFNLVRKSKNGYLNINEVLSLSSIMFKMKSNSLLLTIITTVSALAIALLSLSYISYYSAEKNAENSIPANFSFGSSQEVKLFTDQLTKNEIAYDETKIDMVMADINIGRILEADFNNLNFDPNMTTLAVVSENSVKGVDLEAGETLFTNYDGALKEFMPMKNTGEVTLETKDDSIPLRLIGMDDVPVISYKYTAGGMPTVIVDNKVYDQLSKNKNDKLQLAASTYYGIDINKNSEIANANDIYHDLKLEEQEFSLSRLDMATTNKANMGLTMFIVGFLGLTFLITSGCILYFKQMDEGEEEKHNYTILRKLGYTKGDLLRGIRGKQLFSFGIPLLIGLMHSYFAVQSGWFFFGTAWTPMLTVMVVYTLLYSIFGLLSVLYYKKVINSAL; from the coding sequence ATGAACATTAATCAGCTCATTTTTCGCAATCTCCTCAAAAACATCAAGCATTATTACTTGTATGTTTTTGCGTTAATTTTCAGTGTGTGCTTGTATTTCGCTTTCGTTACTCTTCAATATGATCCGTCGATGGATGCTGTCGAAGGAACGATCAAGGGTGGAGCTGCAATCCGAGTTACTTCAATATTGCTAATTGTGATTGTTGCAATTTTCCTTTTTTATGCGAATACTATTTTCATTAAAAGACGCAGTAAGGAAATCGGACTGTTTCAGTTAATCGGAATGACGAAGGACAGAATCTTTTGGATTTTAGGTGTGGAGAATTTCTTGTTATACTTTGGGGCAATTCTTATCGGCACCTTTGTCGGCTTTTCCTTTTCCAAGCTGATTATCTTAGTTTTATTTAAGATAACTGGCGTAAAAAGTATTGCCAAACTTCACTTTTCAACAGAGGCGTTAGGACAGACCATTCTTGTGTTTGCAGTTATCTACGTCTTTATTATGCTGATGAACTATATCTTCATTAAAAGACAAACAATCTTAAACCTGTTCAGAGTAACCTCGTCTGCGGAAGGCAGAGTTAAAAAAATGTCCGTAATAGAGATTATTATTGGGATTATCGGGATAGCAGGAATCGGTTCAGGCTATTATGTTTCCTCAAAGCTGTTTGATGGCGATTTTCAGACAATGAATGAACTGTTTGGGGCAATGGCCTTTATCTTAGGCACTGTCATCCTTGGCACCTACCTTTTCTATAAGGGCTCTGTCAGCTTTCTGTTTAATCTTGTCCGCAAAAGCAAAAACGGCTATTTAAACATTAACGAAGTGCTGTCTTTATCGAGCATTATGTTCAAGATGAAATCCAACTCGCTCCTGTTGACAATCATTACAACTGTATCTGCACTTGCAATCGCCTTGCTGTCATTAAGCTATATCTCCTACTATTCTGCCGAGAAGAACGCAGAGAATAGTATCCCTGCTAATTTTTCATTCGGAAGCAGTCAGGAAGTAAAGTTATTTACAGATCAATTAACAAAAAACGAGATAGCATATGATGAAACGAAGATTGATATGGTGATGGCTGATATTAATATCGGCAGAATCTTAGAGGCTGATTTTAACAATCTTAACTTCGACCCGAATATGACGACACTTGCTGTTGTGAGCGAAAACAGTGTTAAAGGGGTAGATTTAGAGGCAGGCGAAACATTATTTACGAACTATGATGGTGCATTAAAGGAGTTTATGCCGATGAAAAATACTGGCGAGGTGACGCTTGAAACAAAGGATGATTCAATCCCGCTGCGCCTCATTGGTATGGATGACGTGCCAGTCATTTCCTATAAGTACACAGCTGGCGGCATGCCGACAGTAATTGTCGACAACAAAGTTTATGATCAGCTTAGCAAAAACAAAAATGATAAATTGCAGCTAGCAGCAAGCACCTATTATGGAATTGATATAAACAAAAACAGTGAAATTGCCAATGCTAATGATATTTATCATGACCTTAAACTAGAAGAGCAGGAATTCAGCCTTTCCCGACTCGACATGGCCACAACCAACAAAGCTAATATGGGACTAACCATGTTTATTGTCGGCTTTTTAGGACTTACCTTCCTTATCACATCAGGCTGTATTTTGTACTTTAAGCAGATGGATGAAGGAGAAGAAGAAAAGCATAACTACACGATTTTAAGAAAGCTTGGCTATACGAAGGGTGATTTGCTGCGAGGCATTCGAGGCAAGCAATTGTTCAGCTTTGGCATACCACTTTTGATCGGTCTTATGCACAGTTATTTCGCCGTCCAATCAGGCTGGTTCTTTTTCGGAACAGCTTGGACACCAATGCTGACTGTTATGGTTGTCTACACCCTTCTTTATTCCATCTTTGGACTATTATCTGTTCTATACTATAAAAAAGTAATTAATAGCGCACTTTAA
- a CDS encoding sensor histidine kinase, with translation MIGKFISEKRSWIIMFLFLQAFSLIVAALDETLAFTSVLYTVFLSSLIFLLFLFWRYQKETPFYKTLTEREDNLDLSAIASPESPFEEIVSESLRQQTMLLKKEMLTNTVALEQEKDDLLSWIHEVKTPMTTLRLLIDRLENKAMRGNLTYEWLRIHHLLDQQLHSKRLPFMQNDLYIEKIAIEPLLYDEIRILQTWCMQKGIGFEVELAQSEVLTDSKWLSFILRQLLTNAVKYSEASDIVITSSIKYDQVCLQIKDFGVGIAKQDLSRIFEKGFTSTANHHNNHATGMGLYLAKRAADALHIRIEVDSIPQKGTVFTLTFPKKNDFVHLLSR, from the coding sequence ATGATTGGTAAGTTTATTTCTGAAAAACGAAGCTGGATTATTATGTTTCTTTTTCTGCAGGCATTCAGCCTTATTGTAGCAGCACTTGATGAAACGCTGGCTTTCACATCTGTTTTGTACACAGTCTTTTTATCCTCACTGATTTTCCTGCTGTTTCTGTTTTGGCGCTATCAAAAGGAAACTCCGTTTTATAAGACTTTAACAGAAAGGGAGGATAATCTTGATTTGTCGGCTATCGCTTCACCTGAAAGTCCATTTGAGGAAATCGTCTCAGAAAGTCTGCGCCAACAGACGATGTTGTTAAAAAAAGAAATGCTCACAAATACTGTCGCATTAGAGCAGGAAAAGGATGACCTGCTTTCTTGGATTCATGAAGTGAAGACACCGATGACAACATTGCGCCTGTTAATTGACAGGCTTGAGAATAAAGCAATGCGAGGCAATTTAACGTATGAATGGCTGCGCATTCATCATCTGCTTGACCAGCAGCTTCATTCCAAACGCCTTCCGTTTATGCAAAATGACTTATATATTGAAAAGATTGCAATCGAACCACTTTTATATGATGAAATTCGCATACTGCAAACATGGTGCATGCAAAAGGGCATCGGATTTGAGGTGGAGCTTGCACAATCCGAGGTGCTGACAGACAGCAAATGGCTGTCATTTATTCTAAGACAGCTGCTGACAAATGCCGTAAAGTACAGCGAAGCCTCCGATATTGTTATTACAAGCAGTATTAAATATGATCAAGTTTGTTTACAAATTAAGGATTTTGGGGTTGGGATTGCCAAGCAGGATCTGTCCCGCATCTTTGAAAAAGGATTCACCTCAACAGCGAATCACCACAACAATCATGCAACAGGCATGGGACTATATTTGGCAAAAAGAGCAGCAGATGCTTTGCATATAAGAATAGAAGTGGACTCCATCCCGCAAAAAGGGACGGTATTCACGTTAACCTTCCCGAAAAAGAATGACTTTGTCCATTTGTTAAGCAGATAG
- a CDS encoding response regulator transcription factor, whose product MFKILLIEDDVTLFAEVKDRLSQWSYEVYGITDFAKVMEDFSEMKPDLVIIDIQLPRFDGFHWCRMIRAQSKVPIIFLSSRDHPTDMVMSMQLGADDFVQKPFHFEVLIAKIQAILRRVYNYSLEQTEKKTWCNATLDYETNTVANETGTIELTKNEAFILRLLVEHKNKIVSRDTLIEHLWNDSRFISDNTLTVNVNRLRKRLDEIGIGRFIETKVGQGYIAIDEELS is encoded by the coding sequence TTGTTTAAAATTTTATTAATTGAAGATGATGTAACATTATTCGCAGAAGTTAAGGATCGGCTTAGTCAGTGGTCCTATGAAGTATATGGGATTACTGATTTTGCAAAGGTAATGGAGGACTTTAGTGAGATGAAGCCTGATCTTGTCATTATCGACATCCAGCTTCCAAGGTTTGATGGCTTTCATTGGTGTCGCATGATTCGAGCACAATCAAAGGTTCCGATTATCTTTCTATCGTCAAGAGATCATCCGACAGATATGGTGATGTCGATGCAGCTCGGTGCAGATGATTTTGTCCAAAAGCCCTTCCATTTCGAGGTGCTGATTGCCAAAATACAAGCCATACTCCGCCGAGTATACAACTACAGCCTTGAGCAAACAGAAAAGAAGACTTGGTGTAATGCAACCCTTGATTATGAAACAAATACAGTTGCTAATGAAACTGGCACAATTGAGCTGACAAAAAATGAAGCATTTATATTAAGACTGCTTGTCGAGCATAAGAATAAAATCGTCAGCCGCGACACACTCATCGAGCATCTCTGGAATGACAGCCGCTTCATTAGTGATAACACGCTTACTGTCAATGTTAATCGTCTCCGCAAACGGCTCGACGAAATCGGAATTGGCAGGTTTATTGAGACAAAGGTCGGACAAGGCTATATCGCCATTGATGAGGAACTGTCATGA
- a CDS encoding ATP-binding protein produces the protein MVVKSPKMRRRGQVVLVLVSIIFTLYQHLADNESFFTLDFFIFTAIAWFVGFQIDLGSYYEQKARLSEESYRLLVDSLPEPIFIHHKNKIIYVNKAAVMMMGANSTQDLIGRSFGEFIAPEHKERWEMRMSLVKTENKPLHHIEYKMMRLDQSVFYFEVSCLAITFDGKNAVLALGTDITERKERTSQYVQKSEKMAMLGQMSAGIAHEIRNPLTAIKGFIQLLKSDDDKNEYLEIVLSEIERINTIVGEFLFLAKPTADVFQKKNINNIINDVVTFINAQSNLYNTQIYTMMDDNIPLILCEENRLKQVFLNLLQNSIEAMPNGGIIAISVKMIEGEQIVIQIADQGMGIEEERLATLGEPFYTTKEKGTGLGLMTCYKIIEEGHRGQMSIQSTVGKGTTVQIILPSLTQEMLGTSIHTKFAKE, from the coding sequence ATGGTGGTGAAATCTCCAAAAATGAGAAGAAGAGGACAAGTAGTGTTAGTGCTAGTTTCAATCATTTTTACTTTGTATCAACATCTAGCAGACAATGAGTCTTTTTTTACGTTAGACTTCTTTATTTTTACAGCCATTGCCTGGTTTGTCGGTTTTCAAATTGACTTAGGCAGCTATTATGAGCAGAAAGCCCGTTTAAGTGAGGAGAGCTATCGTTTGTTAGTAGATTCCTTGCCAGAGCCGATTTTTATTCATCATAAAAATAAGATTATTTATGTGAATAAGGCAGCCGTTATGATGATGGGAGCAAACTCCACGCAAGACCTGATTGGCAGGAGCTTCGGAGAGTTTATTGCACCTGAGCATAAAGAACGCTGGGAAATGCGGATGAGTCTCGTCAAGACGGAAAATAAGCCGCTTCATCATATAGAATATAAAATGATGCGTCTTGATCAATCGGTTTTTTATTTTGAAGTGAGCTGCTTGGCGATTACCTTTGACGGTAAAAACGCGGTGCTTGCCCTTGGCACGGATATAACAGAGCGAAAAGAACGGACGAGCCAATATGTCCAAAAGTCAGAGAAGATGGCAATGCTTGGGCAAATGTCTGCAGGAATTGCTCATGAAATCCGCAATCCACTGACAGCGATAAAAGGCTTTATCCAGCTGTTAAAGTCTGATGATGACAAAAATGAATATTTAGAAATAGTCTTGTCTGAAATTGAGAGGATAAATACAATCGTAGGAGAGTTTCTGTTTCTTGCCAAGCCGACAGCAGATGTATTTCAAAAGAAAAATATAAATAACATTATTAATGATGTGGTCACCTTTATAAATGCACAGTCCAATCTATACAATACTCAAATTTATACGATGATGGACGATAATATCCCGTTGATATTATGTGAAGAGAACCGCTTGAAGCAAGTATTCCTTAATCTCCTGCAAAACTCGATTGAAGCAATGCCAAACGGTGGAATTATTGCAATAAGCGTAAAAATGATTGAGGGCGAGCAAATTGTCATCCAAATTGCAGACCAAGGGATGGGCATTGAGGAGGAAAGATTGGCAACACTCGGTGAACCCTTCTATACGACAAAGGAAAAGGGAACAGGACTTGGATTGATGACATGCTATAAGATCATTGAAGAAGGCCATCGTGGCCAGATGAGCATCCAAAGCACTGTCGGTAAAGGTACAACCGTACAAATCATCCTGCCAAGCCTAACACAGGAAATGCTTGGGACAAGCATACATACGAAATTTGCAAAAGAATAG
- a CDS encoding YwbE family protein has product MNGQNRKDITPGLTVEIVLKADQKTGKRTVGVVKDILTNSSFHPHGIKVRLTDGKIGRVQAIR; this is encoded by the coding sequence ATGAACGGTCAAAACAGGAAGGATATCACACCTGGTTTAACGGTCGAAATCGTTTTGAAGGCAGACCAGAAAACCGGGAAAAGGACAGTTGGAGTCGTAAAGGATATCCTAACGAATTCCTCCTTCCATCCACATGGAATTAAAGTAAGATTAACAGACGGGAAAATCGGACGAGTGCAGGCCATTCGCTGA